In Pseudothermotoga hypogea DSM 11164 = NBRC 106472, the following are encoded in one genomic region:
- a CDS encoding pyridoxal-phosphate-dependent aminotransferase family protein has product MFKLKKHYIMAPGPTPVPVDVLLAGAKETIHHRTPQFLEIMEKTLDEARYLFQTSNRVYAFVSSGTGAMEAAVTNLVNPGEKAIVVVAGKFGERWKEICEAYGINVVEIALEWGEAVTPEQIEKAMKEHPDAKVIFTTHSETSTGTVIDLQAIAQITRNTDRVLVTDEVSGLLAEPLKMDEWGVDVVVAGSQKGIMMPPGLAFITLSKKAWEIVKNNKCPRYYFDLRYYEENYPDNPWTPAVNMIYMLNQSIKMIKEEGIENVWERHRILGEATRNAVKALGLELFSKRPGNVCTAVKVPAGLESKKITKLMRDKYGVTIAGGQGKISNTIFRIAHLGYVSLFDTISAISALEFTLHELGYPVKFGEGVRAAMETFHKEGVAG; this is encoded by the coding sequence ATGTTCAAACTGAAGAAACACTACATCATGGCGCCGGGTCCCACACCGGTTCCGGTGGATGTGTTGCTGGCAGGAGCGAAGGAAACCATACATCACAGAACTCCTCAGTTTCTTGAGATCATGGAAAAAACGCTGGATGAGGCGCGCTATCTGTTCCAAACGTCAAACCGTGTCTACGCGTTCGTTTCCTCGGGAACTGGTGCTATGGAGGCAGCCGTCACGAACTTAGTCAATCCCGGTGAAAAAGCCATCGTCGTCGTCGCAGGAAAGTTTGGAGAACGGTGGAAGGAGATTTGTGAAGCTTACGGAATCAACGTCGTTGAAATAGCCCTCGAGTGGGGAGAAGCCGTCACACCTGAACAGATCGAGAAGGCGATGAAAGAACATCCAGATGCGAAGGTGATATTCACCACGCACAGTGAGACCTCCACCGGAACGGTGATCGACCTACAAGCTATAGCACAGATCACGAGGAATACCGACAGAGTACTCGTGACCGACGAGGTCAGCGGTCTGTTAGCTGAGCCTTTGAAGATGGACGAATGGGGCGTTGACGTCGTGGTGGCCGGTTCACAGAAAGGCATCATGATGCCACCGGGTCTGGCATTCATCACGCTCAGCAAGAAAGCTTGGGAAATCGTCAAGAACAACAAGTGTCCAAGGTACTACTTCGACTTGAGATACTACGAAGAGAACTATCCGGACAACCCTTGGACACCAGCAGTCAACATGATCTACATGTTGAATCAGAGCATAAAGATGATCAAAGAAGAGGGAATAGAAAACGTTTGGGAAAGGCATAGAATCTTAGGCGAAGCAACGCGAAACGCTGTTAAAGCGCTCGGTTTGGAGCTGTTTTCGAAAAGGCCTGGGAACGTGTGCACAGCCGTCAAAGTCCCCGCAGGACTGGAGTCAAAGAAGATAACCAAGCTCATGAGGGACAAATACGGTGTGACCATAGCGGGTGGTCAAGGCAAGATTTCGAACACCATCTTCAGGATCGCACACCTTGGCTATGTGTCTCTGTTCGATACGATATCGGCCATCAGCGCTCTGGAGTTCACTCTGCACGAGCTGGGTTATCCGGTGAAGTTCGGTGAAGGTGTCAGGGCCGCCATGGAAACGTTCCATAAAGAAGGTGTCGCCGGATGA
- the pdxT gene encoding pyridoxal 5'-phosphate synthase glutaminase subunit PdxT, translated as MLIGVLALQGDFREHIWALQRLGVEAFAVKSLSELEKVDGLIIPGGESTSIGRIAQVTGIGERIVQLAKEGLPIYGTCAGMILLAKKIVDHPNQYTFGLMDINVQRNAYGRQIESFEVYLDVAKFGRVKAVFIRAPKIVELGKDVEVLASYDNTPVLVQQANLLASSFHPELTDDLRIHEYFVKMVADRHESVR; from the coding sequence TTGCTCATTGGCGTGCTCGCACTGCAAGGAGATTTCAGAGAACACATTTGGGCGTTACAGAGGCTTGGTGTTGAAGCGTTTGCCGTTAAGAGTCTCTCAGAACTGGAGAAGGTCGATGGCCTGATTATACCCGGTGGTGAATCGACGAGCATCGGCAGGATCGCACAGGTGACTGGTATCGGAGAGCGGATAGTTCAACTCGCAAAGGAAGGTCTCCCCATATACGGAACCTGCGCCGGTATGATCCTGTTGGCAAAGAAGATCGTGGATCACCCGAATCAGTACACTTTTGGTCTCATGGACATCAACGTTCAGCGAAACGCTTATGGAAGACAGATCGAAAGTTTCGAGGTCTACCTCGATGTCGCAAAATTTGGCAGAGTGAAGGCTGTCTTCATTAGGGCACCGAAAATAGTGGAACTGGGCAAGGACGTCGAAGTTTTGGCAAGTTATGACAACACACCCGTCTTGGTTCAGCAAGCCAATCTGCTCGCAAGTTCTTTCCATCCAGAACTCACGGACGATCTGAGGATACATGAATATTTTGTCAAGATGGTAGCTGATCGTCATGAGAGTGTACGTTGA
- a CDS encoding D-2-hydroxyacid dehydrogenase, whose translation MIRVHVNDPLEKEAMEVLKSKPQLEVTCEHLDKDKLLAVMPEIEVLIVRSATKVTSELIEKGTKLRLICRAGVGLDNIDVEAAQKRGIKVLNTPGASAISVAELTFGLMLSAARHIARGTMDLKNGLWTKKELEGVELFNKTLGIIGLGTIGKEVAKRAIAFGMSVVAYDPYVKHFEGVKLTNLDELYAVSDFITLHVPLTKETKHLINADTIAKMKDGVIIVNASRGGVIDEAALYDALVARKVYAAALDVFEVEPPNDELRKKLLQLPNVVATPHIGASTIEAQSRVAKELLQKLFEELKI comes from the coding sequence ATGATAAGGGTCCATGTGAACGATCCACTGGAAAAGGAAGCCATGGAGGTTCTCAAATCGAAACCCCAACTCGAGGTCACCTGCGAACATCTCGACAAGGACAAGCTCCTCGCTGTCATGCCAGAAATCGAAGTTCTCATAGTCAGAAGTGCAACGAAGGTAACCTCCGAGTTGATAGAGAAAGGCACCAAGCTCAGGCTGATCTGCAGGGCAGGTGTGGGCTTGGACAACATAGACGTCGAAGCTGCTCAAAAAAGAGGAATAAAAGTTCTGAACACGCCTGGTGCGAGCGCGATATCGGTGGCCGAACTCACCTTCGGTTTGATGCTCTCGGCCGCAAGGCACATCGCCAGGGGAACGATGGACCTGAAGAACGGCTTGTGGACGAAGAAAGAACTCGAGGGAGTCGAGTTGTTCAACAAGACGCTGGGCATCATAGGGCTTGGAACGATTGGCAAAGAAGTCGCGAAGAGGGCCATCGCTTTTGGGATGAGCGTCGTGGCTTACGATCCGTACGTCAAGCACTTCGAAGGAGTCAAACTTACCAATTTGGATGAACTCTACGCTGTTTCCGATTTCATCACTCTACACGTTCCTCTGACGAAGGAGACGAAGCATCTGATAAACGCCGACACGATAGCGAAGATGAAGGACGGAGTCATCATCGTGAACGCGTCACGTGGCGGTGTCATAGATGAAGCAGCACTCTACGATGCGCTCGTTGCTCGAAAAGTTTACGCCGCTGCGCTGGACGTCTTTGAAGTTGAACCACCGAACGATGAGCTGAGAAAGAAACTGCTGCAATTACCCAACGTGGTTGCGACACCACACATTGGTGCATCAACGATCGAAGCACAATCAAGGGTGGCGAAAGAATTGCTGCAAAAGCTCTTTGAGGAACTGAAAATATGA
- the pdxS gene encoding pyridoxal 5'-phosphate synthase lyase subunit PdxS — MIEKGTWLVKKGFAEMFKGGVIMDVTDAEQAKIAEEAGAVAVMALERVPADIRKAGGVARMASIAKIKEIMDAVSIPVMAKVRIGHIAEARILEALGVDFIDESEVLTPADDRFHINKHEFKVPFVCGARDLGEALRRIAEGAAMIRTKGEAGTGNVVEAVKHMRRVMDEIRRVQTMADEELVSYAKEIGAPVELVREVKRLGRLPVVNFAAGGIATPADAALMMMLGADGVFVGSGIFKSKEPAKMARAMVLAVTYWNDPEMLLKISEDIGEPMPGLEIGTLEVHMQERGW, encoded by the coding sequence ATGATAGAGAAAGGCACGTGGCTTGTGAAAAAGGGGTTCGCTGAAATGTTCAAGGGTGGCGTCATCATGGACGTCACCGATGCAGAGCAGGCGAAGATAGCCGAGGAAGCTGGAGCGGTCGCAGTTATGGCTTTAGAGCGTGTCCCGGCTGATATAAGGAAAGCCGGCGGTGTTGCAAGGATGGCAAGCATAGCGAAGATAAAAGAGATCATGGATGCTGTGAGCATACCGGTTATGGCGAAAGTGAGAATAGGACACATTGCGGAGGCAAGAATTCTCGAAGCACTCGGGGTGGACTTCATCGATGAATCCGAGGTTCTCACGCCTGCCGATGATAGGTTCCACATCAACAAACACGAGTTCAAGGTTCCATTCGTTTGCGGTGCCAGAGACCTCGGAGAAGCACTGAGAAGGATTGCAGAAGGTGCAGCCATGATCAGGACGAAGGGTGAGGCAGGTACGGGTAACGTGGTTGAAGCTGTGAAACACATGAGAAGAGTGATGGACGAGATCAGGCGTGTTCAAACCATGGCCGATGAGGAACTCGTGAGCTATGCTAAGGAAATAGGAGCGCCCGTGGAATTGGTCAGGGAAGTGAAAAGGCTCGGGCGTCTACCCGTGGTGAACTTTGCAGCGGGTGGTATCGCAACACCAGCGGATGCGGCGCTCATGATGATGCTCGGTGCAGACGGTGTATTCGTCGGTTCGGGAATATTCAAATCCAAGGAACCCGCAAAGATGGCACGGGCGATGGTCCTTGCCGTGACGTACTGGAACGATCCAGAGATGTTGTTGAAGATCTCTGAAGACATAGGTGAACCAATGCCGGGTCTGGAAATAGGAACTCTCGAAGTACACATGCAGGAGAGAGGGTGGTAA
- the buk gene encoding butyrate kinase: protein MKVLVINPGSTSTKVAIYENERCIFLETYEHSPEELAKCETLMDQEPLRRNCILSALEKAGFKIEDFDAIAARGGILPPLESGTYVVDERMVNYLKHESPVKHVSNLACVIAYELANGKVPVYTTDPVSVDEMVPEARFSGIPEIERKSLSHALNIKIVCRKVATELSKALEELNAVVAHLGGGISIAAVEKGKIIDVNNANDEGPFSPERTGELPVGDVVRMCFSGKYTKDELKKKFVGRGGLVAYLGTNDLRKALEMAKKDRNALLVVKAMAYQIAKEIGGMCAVLKGKVDAIILTGGMAHSNEFVEMIKEHVYKFAPIFVLPGEFEMEALALGTLRVMKGEEKAKIWGGPNG, encoded by the coding sequence ATGAAGGTTTTGGTCATAAACCCAGGTTCAACATCCACTAAAGTGGCTATCTACGAAAACGAACGGTGTATCTTCCTGGAAACGTACGAACACAGTCCTGAAGAGCTCGCGAAATGTGAAACGTTGATGGACCAGGAACCGTTGAGAAGAAACTGCATCCTGTCGGCCTTGGAAAAGGCGGGTTTCAAGATCGAAGACTTCGATGCGATTGCCGCGAGAGGCGGTATTCTTCCTCCATTGGAGAGTGGAACCTACGTCGTTGACGAACGTATGGTGAACTACTTAAAGCATGAATCACCTGTGAAGCACGTTTCAAACCTTGCCTGTGTGATTGCGTACGAACTGGCTAACGGGAAAGTCCCTGTCTACACCACCGATCCCGTTTCAGTCGACGAGATGGTGCCTGAGGCGAGGTTTTCTGGCATTCCCGAGATAGAGAGAAAGAGCCTGTCACACGCACTGAACATAAAAATCGTGTGTAGAAAAGTGGCAACAGAACTCAGTAAGGCACTCGAAGAACTGAACGCCGTTGTGGCACATCTCGGCGGTGGGATATCCATCGCTGCGGTGGAAAAGGGCAAAATCATAGACGTCAACAACGCCAACGATGAAGGACCGTTCAGCCCCGAGCGAACCGGGGAGCTTCCCGTGGGTGATGTTGTTCGCATGTGTTTCAGTGGAAAATACACGAAGGATGAGCTAAAGAAGAAATTCGTCGGTCGTGGTGGTCTGGTCGCGTACCTTGGTACGAACGATTTGAGAAAGGCGTTGGAGATGGCGAAGAAAGATCGTAACGCCTTGCTCGTTGTCAAAGCCATGGCCTACCAGATTGCGAAGGAAATTGGTGGCATGTGTGCGGTGCTGAAAGGAAAAGTAGATGCGATCATTCTCACCGGTGGCATGGCACACAGCAACGAGTTCGTCGAGATGATAAAGGAACACGTCTACAAATTTGCGCCCATTTTCGTTTTGCCTGGCGAGTTCGAGATGGAAGCGCTGGCTTTGGGAACTCTCAGGGTTATGAAAGGTGAAGAGAAGGCGAAGATCTGGGGTGGTCCGAATGGATAG
- a CDS encoding nucleotidyl cyclase domain-containing protein, with protein MRVYVELSDKDTFEKLCSAISLSGGVVVARQIDADLFVGEKIHSFLGTVLIANEVPEDLTGVIDVLLPSRSLEYYLLKFRMIFYSLAYGVSLEDFLNEEIYKSHRYNFPLSVLMARLMNFDVHFLQRIYNVFKTQARESDKLFVHDSSIIGVLPYTDLEGAKVFAKRVLRRSRTVNYSGKTPELVISVAQVSRDDEAFDLLGKLKFIIERAIQTGQRIVLA; from the coding sequence ATGAGAGTGTACGTTGAACTGTCGGACAAAGATACTTTTGAAAAGCTTTGCTCAGCGATATCTTTGAGTGGCGGAGTGGTCGTTGCGCGCCAGATCGATGCAGACTTGTTTGTTGGTGAAAAGATTCATTCGTTTCTCGGCACAGTGCTCATTGCGAACGAAGTGCCGGAAGATCTCACTGGCGTGATCGATGTTTTGCTGCCATCACGGTCGCTCGAATACTATTTGCTCAAGTTCAGAATGATATTTTACAGCTTGGCGTACGGAGTGAGTTTGGAAGACTTTCTGAACGAAGAGATCTACAAATCGCACAGGTACAACTTTCCACTGAGTGTTCTCATGGCTCGATTGATGAATTTCGACGTTCACTTTCTGCAGAGAATCTACAACGTTTTCAAGACCCAAGCACGTGAGTCCGACAAACTCTTTGTCCATGACAGCTCAATAATCGGGGTTCTTCCCTACACAGACTTGGAAGGCGCAAAAGTTTTTGCCAAGAGAGTGCTGAGGAGATCGAGAACCGTAAACTACAGCGGGAAAACGCCTGAACTGGTCATTTCCGTAGCTCAAGTTTCACGGGACGATGAGGCGTTTGATCTGCTTGGCAAGCTTAAGTTTATTATCGAAAGAGCGATCCAGACGGGGCAGAGAATCGTGTTAGCTTGA
- a CDS encoding aminotransferase-like domain-containing protein, with product MLANKLKSSMIRELLKYASVPGAVSFGGGTPDPETFPRHELAELAREVIEKEYKYTLQYATTEGDPELIKQILILLKRVYNLDGLLPENVLITVGSQQALELVGKVLLDPGDYVIVGDPEYLGALSAFRMRDARFLVVKFEKDGPDLNQVEDHLKRAQRENELSRVKFIYVVSNFQNPSGITTSLEKRKNLVELAEKYNVLIVEDDPYGVLRFRGEQLPSIMNFGGTDRVILLNTFSKILCPGLRIGVVVADRQIVRKMVLAKQGTDLCSPSLTMRLTARYLERYDVLEQIKPAIELYRKKKETMIEALKEEFSDVTDAQWTDPDGGLFVWTTLPDVDTMEMFKYAEQRKVFYIPGEAFKPYEEPSSSMRMSFCLPSFEQIREGVRRLKQAYLDYIEAKGLRCR from the coding sequence ATGCTCGCGAACAAGTTGAAGTCGTCCATGATCAGGGAACTGCTCAAGTATGCGAGCGTGCCCGGAGCGGTTTCGTTCGGAGGTGGCACTCCGGATCCTGAAACCTTCCCCAGACACGAGCTCGCAGAACTCGCCAGGGAAGTGATCGAGAAAGAGTACAAATATACCCTCCAGTATGCTACCACCGAGGGTGATCCCGAGCTGATAAAACAGATCCTGATTCTGCTGAAAAGAGTCTACAACCTCGATGGATTGTTGCCTGAAAACGTGCTCATAACCGTTGGTTCACAGCAGGCGCTCGAGTTAGTGGGTAAAGTCTTGCTCGATCCCGGAGATTACGTGATCGTGGGTGATCCTGAATATCTCGGTGCGCTCAGCGCTTTCAGAATGAGAGATGCGAGATTCTTGGTTGTTAAGTTTGAAAAGGATGGTCCAGATCTGAACCAAGTGGAGGACCATCTGAAACGTGCACAGAGAGAGAACGAACTGTCGAGGGTGAAGTTCATCTATGTCGTTTCGAACTTTCAAAACCCGTCTGGCATAACCACCTCACTGGAAAAAAGAAAAAATCTGGTGGAACTTGCGGAAAAATACAACGTTTTAATTGTTGAAGACGATCCTTACGGTGTTTTGAGGTTCCGAGGAGAACAGCTGCCATCTATCATGAACTTTGGGGGTACCGACAGGGTTATTCTGCTCAACACCTTCAGCAAGATTCTTTGTCCTGGTTTGAGAATAGGCGTGGTGGTGGCAGACAGGCAGATCGTCAGAAAGATGGTTTTAGCGAAACAGGGGACCGATCTCTGCAGTCCCTCTTTGACCATGAGACTCACCGCGCGTTATCTGGAACGTTACGACGTGCTTGAGCAGATAAAACCAGCGATAGAACTCTACAGAAAGAAGAAAGAGACGATGATAGAAGCGCTCAAAGAAGAGTTTTCCGACGTGACGGATGCTCAGTGGACGGATCCGGACGGAGGCCTCTTCGTTTGGACCACCTTGCCCGATGTGGACACGATGGAGATGTTCAAATACGCTGAACAAAGGAAGGTCTTCTACATTCCAGGTGAAGCCTTCAAGCCCTACGAGGAACCTTCAAGTTCGATGCGCATGTCTTTCTGCCTGCCAAGCTTCGAGCAAATAAGGGAAGGCGTTCGCAGATTGAAACAGGCTTATCTGGACTACATCGAAGCCAAGGGGTTGAGATGTAGATGA